Proteins from a genomic interval of bacterium:
- the rpsU gene encoding 30S ribosomal protein S21, with translation MPGVRVKEEEPFESVLKRFKKQCEKAGILSEIRKREHYEKPSVKKKKKTLAARKRALKKLKKMAR, from the coding sequence ATGCCGGGCGTCCGCGTGAAGGAAGAGGAGCCCTTCGAGAGCGTTCTGAAGCGGTTCAAGAAACAGTGCGAGAAGGCCGGGATCCTTTCGGAAATCCGCAAGCGGGAACACTATGAAAAGCCCAGCGTGAAGAAGAAGAAGAAGACGCTGGCGGCCAGGAAGCGCGCGTTGAAGAAACTCAAGAAGATGGCAAGGTAG
- a CDS encoding histidine triad nucleotide-binding protein: MNDECIFCKIARKEVPTQPVYEDHDLLAFDDIRPVAPVHVLIVPKEHMVNLNDAGKNDVPLLGKALRLAAKIADERGIAESGYRVVVNNGEQGGQIVPHLHFHLVGGRPLTPGLG, translated from the coding sequence ATGAATGACGAATGCATTTTCTGCAAGATCGCGCGGAAAGAGGTTCCGACGCAGCCCGTGTACGAGGACCACGACCTGCTCGCGTTCGACGACATCCGTCCGGTAGCGCCGGTCCATGTGCTCATCGTCCCGAAGGAGCACATGGTCAACCTGAACGACGCGGGGAAGAACGATGTCCCCCTGCTCGGGAAGGCGCTGCGCCTGGCGGCGAAGATCGCCGACGAGAGGGGCATCGCCGAGTCGGGATACCGGGTCGTGGTGAACAACGGGGAACAGGGGGGGCAGATCGTCCCGCACCTGCACTTCCACCTCGTCGGCGGCCGGCCCCTCACCCCCGGGCTGGGCTGA
- a CDS encoding GatB/YqeY domain-containing protein, which yields MGLKEQLHKDMQTAAKERNSLALSALRMAVAAVRNREIEAVTRKEMPREGTLPEEAVLKVIAAMVKQRRESIGLFLQGNRPELAAKEESEIVVLERYLPTALTAADIEAAVREAIAETGAALPSDMGRVMKALMPKVAGRADGKAVSETVRRLLAK from the coding sequence TTGGGACTCAAGGAACAGCTGCATAAGGACATGCAGACGGCGGCCAAGGAGCGCAACTCCTTGGCCCTTTCTGCTTTGCGGATGGCCGTGGCCGCGGTGCGGAACCGGGAGATCGAGGCGGTCACCCGGAAGGAGATGCCGCGGGAGGGGACGCTCCCCGAGGAGGCGGTCCTCAAGGTGATCGCCGCGATGGTCAAGCAGCGCCGCGAATCGATCGGGTTGTTCCTCCAGGGGAACCGCCCGGAGCTCGCGGCGAAGGAAGAGAGCGAGATCGTCGTCCTCGAGCGGTACCTTCCGACGGCGCTCACCGCGGCGGACATCGAGGCCGCCGTGCGCGAGGCGATCGCGGAAACCGGCGCCGCGCTTCCGTCCGACATGGGGCGCGTCATGAAGGCGCTCATGCCGAAGGTGGCGGGACGGGCCGACGGCAAGGCGGTCAGCGAGACGGTCAGGCGCCTCCTGGCGAAATAG